The proteins below are encoded in one region of Candidatus Epulonipiscium sp.:
- a CDS encoding anti-sigma regulatory factor — protein MKLRFEVDGDEFILAGEASSQVKRVLKQLGVSSEIIRKIAIAMYEAEINMVIHANGGEIEVEITPKRVYIILKDKGPGIPDINLAMQEGYSTANEKVRELGFGAGMGLPNMKKYSDGLNITSEIGKGTTVEITVYI, from the coding sequence ATGAAGCTTAGATTCGAAGTGGATGGAGATGAGTTTATTTTAGCAGGGGAAGCATCGAGTCAAGTTAAAAGGGTACTAAAACAGTTGGGGGTATCATCTGAAATCATTCGAAAAATTGCGATTGCAATGTATGAGGCTGAAATAAATATGGTGATTCATGCCAATGGCGGTGAAATAGAGGTAGAGATTACACCAAAAAGGGTATACATAATTTTAAAAGATAAAGGCCCGGGAATTCCAGATATTAATTTAGCAATGCAGGAGGGATATTCTACTGCCAACGAAAAAGTAAGAGAGTTAGGATTTGGGGCAGGGATGGGTCTGCCCAATATGAAAAAATACAGTGATGGCTTAAACATAACATCAGAAATTGGAAAAGGGACTACGGTAGAAATTACGGTATACATTTAA
- a CDS encoding response regulator transcription factor: MSPEIKILIVDDDVHIAELISLYLNKEGYKTKEIYSGKKAVHTFSSFAPHLVLLDIMLPEIDGYDVCKEIRKISNIPIIMLTAKGETFDKVLGLELGADDYIVKPFEPKELVARVKAVLRRFEHKEDNSTKIVIPNLTVDIGNYSVTYHGKQMELPPKELELLYFLVSNPNRVFTREQLLDRIWGYDYMGDTRTVDVHIKRIREKLNNNEKWSIKTVWGVGYKFEMQ, encoded by the coding sequence TTGTCCCCTGAAATCAAAATATTAATTGTAGATGATGATGTACATATTGCTGAACTCATTTCCCTTTATTTAAATAAGGAAGGGTATAAAACTAAGGAGATTTACAGTGGGAAAAAAGCAGTTCATACCTTTTCTTCCTTTGCACCACATCTTGTATTACTAGATATCATGCTGCCCGAAATAGACGGTTATGATGTTTGTAAAGAAATAAGAAAAATCAGCAATATACCAATTATAATGTTGACGGCTAAGGGCGAGACTTTCGATAAGGTCCTAGGATTAGAATTAGGTGCAGATGATTATATCGTAAAACCCTTTGAACCTAAGGAATTGGTTGCTAGGGTTAAGGCAGTACTAAGACGCTTTGAGCATAAAGAAGATAATAGCACAAAAATTGTCATTCCTAATCTAACAGTTGATATAGGCAATTATTCCGTTACCTATCACGGGAAACAGATGGAATTACCCCCAAAAGAATTAGAGCTATTGTATTTTCTTGTTTCCAATCCCAATCGTGTATTTACCAGAGAACAGCTGTTAGACCGTATTTGGGGATATGATTATATGGGAGATACAAGGACTGTAGATGTTCATATAAAAAGAATAAGAGAAAAGCTAAACAATAATGAAAAATGGAGTATCAAAACCGTTTGGGGGGTTGGATATAAATTCGAAATGCAATAA
- a CDS encoding transcriptional regulator has translation MNVNKLKKILNQPEGFKLDFKENFYLNTDSEKKEFVKDVCAIANSNGGRGYIVFGVRDKSKEIVGVDLKPFNEERIQQIICNRCDPPVPVRVDIIRYKEKDIAVVTIFKSNQRPHQIRQTGTFYIRRGSTTDVARRHEIANMLQENGLASAEQIICRKIPMTELNHELLQTYIIKGTIFEENENVLLEGLGIIGRDSERTGYHPTMGGLLLFGNLPQNYLPHTGIRIEYNEQVYYIRGNILEMLDKCEALISNFFENTTYPIKSVYDALSNAVVHRDYWDMSREIVVTINDEQISVSNPGAVWNRGSLKKIMQDQNPPRRNPWLYQRLLLMDKRERFLKYGLGMARIKKPFLNIGQVRIFNFPNKNLFKITLPGIKYF, from the coding sequence GTGAATGTCAATAAATTAAAAAAAATTTTAAATCAACCAGAGGGCTTTAAATTAGATTTTAAAGAAAACTTTTACCTAAATACGGATTCAGAGAAAAAAGAATTTGTGAAAGACGTCTGCGCCATTGCCAATTCCAATGGGGGAAGGGGTTATATCGTTTTTGGCGTGAGAGATAAGTCAAAGGAAATTGTGGGGGTAGATTTAAAGCCTTTTAATGAAGAAAGGATTCAACAGATTATTTGCAATCGCTGTGATCCACCGGTGCCCGTTAGGGTAGATATTATCAGGTATAAGGAAAAAGATATTGCAGTTGTTACCATATTCAAAAGCAATCAAAGACCACATCAAATAAGACAGACAGGAACTTTTTATATTAGAAGAGGTTCAACCACTGATGTAGCAAGAAGGCATGAAATAGCAAACATGCTACAAGAAAACGGTCTGGCTAGTGCTGAGCAAATAATCTGCAGAAAAATTCCCATGACCGAGCTTAATCATGAACTCCTACAAACCTATATAATAAAGGGTACAATCTTTGAAGAAAATGAAAATGTTTTATTAGAGGGATTGGGCATTATTGGAAGGGATTCCGAAAGAACAGGTTATCATCCCACGATGGGGGGACTTCTTTTATTTGGGAATCTGCCACAAAACTATCTTCCACATACAGGCATTAGGATTGAATACAATGAACAAGTATACTATATCCGGGGAAATATTTTAGAAATGCTGGATAAATGTGAAGCACTTATTTCTAATTTTTTCGAGAATACTACTTATCCAATAAAGTCAGTTTATGATGCCCTTTCTAATGCAGTTGTTCATAGGGACTATTGGGATATGTCAAGGGAAATAGTAGTTACAATAAATGATGAACAGATATCGGTATCCAACCCTGGTGCTGTTTGGAATAGGGGTAGCCTTAAAAAAATAATGCAAGACCAAAATCCTCCAAGGAGAAATCCTTGGCTCTATCAGAGATTACTCCTTATGGATAAAAGAGAAAGATTTTTAAAATATGGTTTGGGAATGGCAAGAATTAAAAAGCCATTTTTAAATATAGGACAGGTAAGGATTTTTAACTTTCCTAATAAAAATTTATTTAAGATTACACTCCCGGGAATTAAGTATTTTTAA